The Cryptomeria japonica chromosome 2, Sugi_1.0, whole genome shotgun sequence region CAAACGAGGAATATCTTGTGTGACTCGAGAAATCAGGGCCGTTGGATATACGCGAAGAAGCTTCTGGAGTCTAGACTCGAAAAAATATCTAGCCGCTCAATGAACAGGAGCCGTCGGATGAGACCAGATCGACGGTCGCGGAAGCCCCAGGATCTGACCATCTGGATTGTTCGATGTTATCCAGCGGCTTTGTTTTTGCCCTTTTATATTTCAGTGCACCACAGCCCCCTGTTTTGCGTGTGTTCTCCTCTCCGCTAAATTTGGCAGCTTTAGAAGACGTTAAAGGGCCAATTTAGCAGAGGGCTGATGGTTAATTAAACACAGATCGATTAATTCGTCGATATAACAATTTATGTGCCGGGATTGGATTCAGATTTAGTACTGGAATTCATCTGAGGATGTTAAGATGCCCGGCGGCGAGAACAAAGCAGAGAATTTTTACGCGGTTTTGGGGCTTAAATCCGACTGCAGGCCTTCGGAGCTCAGAAATGCGTACAAGAAgcttgccatggtttggattttCAATTCTTTATTAAATTTCAGATGCATtgattggaattttttttttttttttggttttggttctgtGTATTTTGGGAAGAATTGTGGATTTGGTCGGTGGGATGTGAGATTAGGGCATGAGAAATTGAGGTGGTTTTGGAATTGGGTTGTGCAGAGATGGCATCCGGACCGATGGTCGGCGTCGGGAAATGCAAAGCTTGCTGAAGAGTCGAAGAAGAAGTTTCAGGCGATCCAAGAGGCTTATTCAGGTTCAATTTGTTTAGATACCTATGTAACTGATGAATATGAGTTATTGGAAAATTTAAGTTTTTCAGGTTCAATTTGTTTAGATGGCTACGTAATGTATTGGAACTTTTTCGCTTTTCTGCAGTTTTATCCGACGACAATAAGAGATTTCTCTACGATGCAGGGGTTTATGAGGACGACGACGATGATGTAAGTATGGATTTCATGTTTTCTTTGTAACATTTTTCACATAgaattggaagaaattagaacaGTTTTAGGAGATTTTGAAAATGTATTTAATTTGACAAGAACGGATTTGCAGGGAATGAGGGATTTTCtgggggagatgatggtgatgatgaacgATAGCAAGGCACAGGCGAGTTACTTCACTACGTTTCCTCCTGTATATTTCAATGCAGGAAAAGAGTTTAATGGTTTCAATGAATTGGGTTTGGCTTTTAGATTGGAGAATTTCTAACATTTTTAAAAGTTAAATTAGGGTATACATTCTTCTAAATTCatccctcttttttttttgaaatattcatTTAGTGTTTTGAGGAATATTCATTTTTAAAAGAATTttagttataatttaattttttttcattcgTCCATTTTATTTTGGTGTTTTTGAGGAATATTCATTTAGCGTTTTGAAGAATATTCATTTTTTATAATTTGTTagttacaatttaattttttttcttgatccattttatTTTGAAGTTAAAGTTACATGGTTATCCATTCTTCCAAAATTGTTCAAGTAAAATAATGCAGCATCTAGTGTATCCTTTCTTATGTTCTGTTCATTAAGTTCTATTAGATCTCATTATACCTTTTAAGAATAACAGCCAGCTGCCTTTACATCTATTCTGTCAAATTCCTCTGGACACGGCCCTTAAAACATAAGGAACATTAAGACTATCTTGGAGTCAACTTTAAAGGGCCCTTAAAACATAAGGAACATTAAGACTATCTTGGAGTCAACTTTAAAGAAGTAACTGCCTTCACGTCTATTTTGCCAAATTCTCTCGGACATGGCCCTTAAGAATATAAAAAACTATATCACTGGCATCGTTTAGAAAAATAACAACTGCCTAATTTTTCTGAACATTTCCTCTAAAAACATTATGATTATTATCTTGCAGTCATTTTTAAAAAGTACAACTGCTCTTATATCCATTATGCCAAATTCTCCTGGCACATCCCTAGAGAATACCAAGACCTTTTCAGTGGATCTGTTTTACTTGGCCCAGCTCTGTCACTCTTTTATATTAATAGATGGACCTTTTCACTTGGTCTATTTTACTTGGCCTAGGCTCTGTCAATCTTTTATATCAGTGGAGGAAAAAATACTACAATGGTTTGAATGGAGTTGTTTTCCCTTTGCCCACCTCTGCACCCACTGGTTTTACACTTTTATgcagtagaaggcatcaatgattTCAATGGTTGgaatgaagttgtttgtaatgaTGGTATTGTTATCTGTTTGGTGTAGACGAGCGGATCTGAAAGCTTTGAGGACTTACAAGGCTTGTTCATGGAAATGTTTGAGGCTGACCTTAATGAATCCCATACCAAGCCTTCAATGACTAACAACTGTGGCAGTAAGAGGAATTGCTTTGGATCTGTAAGAATGGAGGACATGGGAAACCAGAGCTTTATGATGGGTACCGGTTCTTCTTTCACAGTCCAATCATTTTCTGTTGGGGTAAGTGATTCAATTTGTTTGGATCTACTGACTATTTCTGAGCATTTCATTAACTGATGGATTTTTGAGGGTTTAGACTGTTATCTTCTGGTGCAGTCAGAAGATCCTAATCCTAGTAGCAAGGGCAAAAGGAGGAATGGAAGGAGACATTGATGATGACGatgattataattatttatatctaACATTGGAGATGCCTAGGGAAGAGGATTTAACAATGTGGGTTGTAGGGAGAAATAATAATTGTAGCAGAAAAATTCAAACATTTCACAATCACATGATTGTGCCAATAGGCAACAGGCATTTTTTCAGTagcaatgatttatttttcacagGGTTGGGAGTGTGTTGGTTGATTGCTTCTCTCAAAGAGAGTATTTTAAGGTTAGGAAGGTATTTGGGGAGACATTTCTTAATGTTGCCACTGCATTAATGCTTTATTTGATTTCAATCATGTTGTCTCTTTCTGCTTTTTTAATGTTTAGATCTCAATCATCTTCTCTCACTGTTCCTTAAATGTTGAAGTGTTTGGTAAAATATTGTGGGGAAATGTGTGcttttttaaaattaagtagtaATAGTATTCAAAGTTATCATATAAAATGGCTTGTAGGTATGTATGTGGTCATCAGATTTATACGGTATAgtatatttagtttttttcttattTCAATTAATATGTATTTTATAAAGGTTTCTTTCAAAGGTACAATACAATATATTGTTGCGAATAAAAAATTTAAGAAAGATATTACAAATCTCAATCATAATTTATGTATCAACAAATTGAAAAGTAAAGATTGTAGTATTGAGATAGAGTTTGGCAGACATCAAAGAGAGTGCTCAGAGAGTAATTATCAATTCCACAATTACATAAAAATGTCTGGTGTGCTCAAAGGCTTTGTGTCTTTGTTGGACTGTTGTGTTCACGAATCTGAACTTTAATAAAAAATGGCAACTTTAGTATTTTGTGTGatagattatatttttttttatgatactGAGTTTtaaaagaatttaatcaaattaagcAATAAATTGTAAACCCTCGGTAGAATCAGTCTATATTAACAATTATCATCAAATCATGTGATTTTGTATGGTATTTATTTATAGACCaatcaatcataaattatatgttGATTAGATTGATTTAGGGTGTTTAACTATATTTCATCATGACTaacatgtatttaataattagttcttttggaaaattataaagagaaatgtttgattgtttttttgagaaaaatgtctgtATTAGTAAATTGAAGAGATAAGATTATGACACTAAATTAAATTCTTTGAGAGATAAAAGAGAGCTTTCCACAAATTGAAAATAAAGAGGGATCACTTGTGACATATATATGACTAAAATTATAAATTATCTTTTTAAGAGGTGCATAATGATTCCCTCTTGCAAGAGTGGAAATAAATGCATATTTTAGGTTGTTGATGTACCATGATACATCCATATAATTATCAAATTTCACGAACAAAAAATGTAGAGTATCTTGATTATAGATTATATTATTTAAAGTACAAAACATTTTTCCATAGGCGAGGTTTTTGTTGAGGCACACAAAGATAAAATAATGAGTTGTATGAAATGAATGATGTATGATTTTGAGGTAGTATTAGTGCTTTGGTGGTTGTAATTAGAAATGTTGATTAATGTTGTAGTCAAATGTCTTTGTCTTGATGGAACTATTTTATCATGCCCACATTTTAGGATGTGGACATGGAcacaaaatcataatttttttgtaACACTAATTTTTTTCCCCTATATCATTAGTGACATGATAGCTATTGTACAAACTTAATGCAATGCATGTGTAATGCCATAGCAAGACATGTTGCTTCGAAGTAGCATAATTGGGTGGAGCAAAACCCATTTCACTCACCCTATGATAGAGATCGACCTAGAAGAGTTAGATATCTTTGTGTAAGACACCTTGAATGAGGTCCATCTTAGGATTAGGATCACTCCTTTAGGGGTTTGATCAAATTTATAGTGGTTACCATTCTCTTTTGAACTTCAGAACCTTAAATAAACAAATTGGATCATTCTAGTTTtaaacactctctctctctcaaaaaaaacaaaaataaatgaaataaaatagaccTAACCTAATGTTAAAGGTGCTTGCAAGAAGTTGAGcctactttttggccaaaaagtagaAGTGTTTTTCTTGATTCTTAGAATTCGTCCTGTTTGACCTAAAAAATTGAAGCATTTAaagaatgaattttgaaaaaagtaaGAAAATGTAATGCTTGAATTCTAGTTTCCAAattcataatttattttaatacccaaatgatagaaattaagtttgaataggcatttctaAAATCTATAGTTTAAGAGTCACttttttcaagaccataccatggcCATGTATGCAAAGTATAATTTGACctaaataaaagtatttttatgaatccttttgggaaaatatttgtaactcactcacctttgatgagaattttttttttgttattttttcattGGGCATAATTGTTGTTTTGAAAAACCTTTATGTATGACAAGCATAACTTGACCTaaacataacatttttttttttttttgaagttgtatagaattgtctctagtttgatgccatataactttttttttttaacttaaaaacacaaaaagctatttaaaaaataagaaaccttgttatttcaagtttatgcacctctttattagaaattatttttaaaataaaaaaataaattcaatttaaaataaattacatatttgtaaTTTAGAGTCTCTTCTATAATGGATTTTTATTgtttcaaaaaattctaaaaaattggTGTTCAAATATATGTCCAAAGTCATTATTTTGTATGGACACTGATATGACCTTCAAGTTTCAAGTAAAAATAGGTACAAGGCTAAGGGTTGAaactccaagccatttcccaaagAAAAATCCGAAGGGAAAATTgggccaaaatttgattttttacgAACGGAATCCCAACATTTATGATTTGAGATCTtgttccttaaaaaaaaaaatacaaattacgACCAGGATCCTGTTTAGGATATAGGATCCCGATTAAAAAAACAAATCGGGATCTTGTTTGTATTTTacccttttaaaaaaataaaaaaagttttgTATTTATAGCAATCATTTTCGCTAATATGACATGTCCTATTATACAACTTTTTATGCATTATTTTATGATTCTTGTCTTGTGGATGCTCTTTTTTTGCAATTTTATATCCTTTTTTTGAAGGCATCAATCATTCCATAATTTCAAAGCCATATCTGTTAATCATGGGATCTAAACAACGTCAAAAGAAGAAACAAATGAGGGACATGACCACAAAGAAAATTCGAGcacaaagagaggaagaaaaatGACACAGAGATAAAAGAATGAGGATTTGAGAAATGAATAATCTTAACACTTTAGGATCCatgacaatggaagagacaaaAACTCAAGATGATCCCATGGAGCATAAGATGGATGTAGATGATGCAATTCTGAAAGATGTTCATGTGGAAGATAATAAAATTATAGAGACTAATCCTACTACATCCTCAAATCCAGATACATTTTCAAATTAtacaggtacatcttcaaatccttctttgAAAGACATGGATAATATGATTATAGATGATATTTGTGGTGATGATTTATTATAAGCTAGATATAGCAATGTTGAGATTGATATTGTTCGTGACAAAATGGAACAACTTagaaatattgaaaatgaaatttctagtgttgatgaagatgaaaatcctTTCGATGTTGAAAATGAAATTCCTTATGAACATGGTGAAAATAAAAATCATTCTATTGTTGAAGAtcatgaaaatattttttaaaaaattgaaaaataatgttTTGGATAATATTTCTGGTAGGATTTATTGGAGATAGATTAGAActtatgccaatagaatatacacaaaaaaaaattatcaaaaaaaactagcaattcaatgtcaactgataatgcaaatgatgagaatattgaaaatgaGAAGTGATGAAAAATTaggcatctttgtgaaaccaacaaAAAAAGATGAATCAATTAAGCATGCTATGTCTACAGTTGCAAGTGCCATTTAatcttgtagtgtcctaaaattgcgaccctagcaattttcgactgcatttagggtcctcacgcatgcgaactcgaatcctctagcctgatcggagaccaaagaTTGCTTGGCTTGCGAAAAGAGCTTCTTCTCTATCCTATGCATCACCCCGACTGCATTCTGCCTTGGAGagaggggtaggataggggcgtggtgccactGTCCCTCCTTGGACAAGGGCGTGCAGCCCTTGTCCTCCCAAAACAGGGGTGTAGcgcccttgtccctgccctattttggggcaatacccttcctagagcatgcattgcaGGTTGTGCCtaggcgggaaactcccccgatgtcagctTGTGACGAAATTAAAATCCACCAATTTGTATTTAAAggtcattcatcctctcattttcataagtggaAGTTAAATAAGTTCAATAAGTGGAAATCCGATAAGTTGGATATGTCAAAGTTGGAtaagttcaagcaatcaagcattcaagcattcttttccagcattgagcattctcaagtctccctttaaggctaggtgttgcattcaagtcaaggattcaaccattgaagaggagattgatttaaacattcaatttcacacaagaatttc contains the following coding sequences:
- the LOC131048675 gene encoding uncharacterized protein LOC131048675 isoform X3, whose translation is MPGGENKAENFYAVLGLKSDCRPSELRNAYKKLAMRWHPDRWSASGNAKLAEESKKKFQAIQEAYSVLSDDNKRFLYDAGVYEDDDDDGMRDFLGEMMVMMNDSKAQTSGSESFEDLQGLFMEMFEADLNESHTKPSMTNNCGSKRNCFGSVRMEDMGNQSFMMGTGSSFTVQSFSVGSEDPNPSSKGKRRNGRRH
- the LOC131048675 gene encoding uncharacterized protein LOC131048675 isoform X2 produces the protein MPGGENKAENFYAVLGLKSDCRPSELRNAYKKLAMRWHPDRWSASGNAKLAEESKKKFQAIQEAYSGVYEDDDDDGMRDFLGEMMVMMNDSKAQTSGSESFEDLQGLFMEMFEADLNESHTKPSMTNNCGSKRNCFGSVRMEDMGNQSFMMGTGSSFTVQSFSVGTVIFWCSQKILILVARAKGGMEGDIDDDDDYNYLYLTLEMPREEDLTMWVVGRNNNCSRKIQTFHNHMIVPIGNRHFFSSNDLFFTGLGVCWLIASLKESILRLGRYLGRHFLMLPLH
- the LOC131048675 gene encoding uncharacterized protein LOC131048675 isoform X4, coding for MPGGENKAENFYAVLGLKSDCRPSELRNAYKKLAMRWHPDRWSASGNAKLAEESKKKFQAIQEAYSGVYEDDDDDGMRDFLGEMMVMMNDSKAQTSGSESFEDLQGLFMEMFEADLNESHTKPSMTNNCGSKRNCFGSVRMEDMGNQSFMMGTGSSFTVQSFSVGSEDPNPSSKGKRRNGRRH
- the LOC131048675 gene encoding uncharacterized protein LOC131048675 isoform X1; translated protein: MPGGENKAENFYAVLGLKSDCRPSELRNAYKKLAMRWHPDRWSASGNAKLAEESKKKFQAIQEAYSVLSDDNKRFLYDAGVYEDDDDDGMRDFLGEMMVMMNDSKAQTSGSESFEDLQGLFMEMFEADLNESHTKPSMTNNCGSKRNCFGSVRMEDMGNQSFMMGTGSSFTVQSFSVGTVIFWCSQKILILVARAKGGMEGDIDDDDDYNYLYLTLEMPREEDLTMWVVGRNNNCSRKIQTFHNHMIVPIGNRHFFSSNDLFFTGLGVCWLIASLKESILRLGRYLGRHFLMLPLH